One genomic segment of Pseudomonas sp. p1(2021b) includes these proteins:
- a CDS encoding DcrB-related protein — protein MRRNIYDRLSERREREERLERERLEQEALSAEPSPPPRFYTNELSFVRPENLKDKTFHVFTLTDTGPSPFSFVVGRSIVALDADLEAQSQQLLKELEKTLSHIQWLEPIAPVTVAGFSAYRTEFRWRQQGQPVHQIQLLFLHKDEYERPLLIQITGTSNNPKGMTAVERATFDAMVESMALREKISSQGDAKEATLA, from the coding sequence ATGCGTAGAAACATCTACGACCGATTATCTGAACGGCGTGAACGCGAAGAGCGCCTTGAGCGTGAGCGTCTAGAGCAGGAGGCACTGAGTGCAGAGCCCTCGCCACCGCCTCGTTTTTACACGAATGAATTAAGTTTCGTGCGACCGGAGAATCTCAAGGATAAAACCTTCCATGTTTTCACTTTGACTGACACCGGGCCAAGTCCTTTTTCATTCGTGGTGGGCCGTTCCATCGTCGCGCTTGATGCGGACCTTGAAGCGCAGTCGCAGCAGTTGCTTAAGGAATTGGAGAAAACGCTCTCGCATATCCAGTGGCTTGAACCCATTGCGCCTGTCACTGTCGCCGGTTTCTCAGCTTATCGTACTGAGTTTCGTTGGCGCCAGCAGGGACAGCCAGTCCATCAGATTCAATTACTTTTCCTTCATAAAGACGAGTATGAGCGCCCATTGCTGATTCAGATCACAGGGACGAGCAACAATCCTAAAGGTATGACCGCTGTAGAGCGGGCCACCTTTGATGCAATGGTAGAAAGCATGGCGCTACGTGAAAAAATCTCAAGTCAAGGGGATGCCAAAGAGGCCACGTTAGCATGA